The following nucleotide sequence is from Pochonia chlamydosporia 170 chromosome 4, whole genome shotgun sequence.
AGACATCGACGTGCTCTGTGATACACTGCCTAGCATGGCTTCAAACTCCCGTGGCCTGCGAGATTTgcatgaagatgatgtgtATTTGTTTCCAGCCGGAATGAATGCAATTTTCAATGCACACAGGGCCCTTCTCTCCGCCAGAGGCCAAATGAAAAGCGTGAACTTCGGATTTCCCTACGTTGACACACTGAAAATATTGCAAAAATTTGGCCCCGGGTGCGAGTTCTTTGGTCATGCCTCGTCCTCTGACCTAGACAAATTTGAGGCGCTACTGAAGGACGGCCATCGTTTTCTGGCACTGTTTTGCGAGTTTCCAGGAAACCCTCTTTTGATATCCCCCGACCTCAAAAGAATTCGTCGGCTGGCCGATGAATACGATTTTGCAGTCGTTGTAGACGAAACTATCGGGACTTTTGCAAATGTCAATGTTCTCCCAGCTGCCGATATTGTTGTCAGTAGCCTAACAAAGATATTCTCAGGAGACTCCAACGTGATGGGAGGAAGTGCCATTCTGAATCCGAGCAGTAGATACTACGGACAAGTCAAAAAGGCGATGAGCGACATATATGAGGATACGTACTGGCCGGAGGATGCAGTGTTCATGGAAAGAAACAGTCGAGACTTTTTGAACAGGGTGGATCGAATAAACGCCAACGCGGAAGCTATATGTGCTACACTAAAAAAGCACTCAAGCGTCAGGGATGTATTTTATCCAAAATATAACCCGTCTAAGCACCATTACGACGAGTACAGGATACCGAATAGAGGGTATGGTGGTCTGCTCTCTATTGTCTTCCATTCTAGGCAGCAGGCAGAAGCATTCTACGACTCCATGGAAATTGCCAAAGGGCCGAGCCTCGGAACTAATTTCACGTTGTGTAGCCCATACGTTCTACTAGCGCACTATCAAGAACTTCCATGGGCAGCTGAATTTGGTGTCGCCGAGGATTTGGTTCGCATCAGTGTGGGCTTGGAAGATACGGCGATACTCCAAAACACCTTTCACAGAGCATTAGGAGCTACTGAAACACTGCCAAAGACCGATCAGGGCTGTAGTACATAGTCTGATCCAAAGGGAGTTTCGTCTTGAGGTATTTGATTGTTGAGTGTGGACATCACTATTCACATGACAAAACAAACCCAGGCTTCCACTGATGTAGACTGGAAGAAAAGAGGAGAGACATAACCTAATCTGGAAATGCAATGCTTTCATAAACTGTCACCCGAGATCAGAATCCGAATTTGGGAACCTGCGCTCCGGCCTTTTCCCACAGAAGAATGATTAATTTAACACTCGGCACCCATTTCGTATTCAACAATAGAAGCTTGCCAGGCAACTGGTATATTGAGAACTGTTTGTGATGACGGGTTGCAGAAGGGAGTCTATTGACTAGTTAGTGACCCTCTCTACGCATGTACGGACGCGTGATACCGCCAAGTTGGGATCCCGCAGAGTTGGTTCGAGACGAAAACAGCGATATGAAGTTGAGTATGATGTGCACGTATATATTAAATATTATCTTGGGTTATTAACTGTATGCTTGTGTTGTTGCTACATGACTATGCAGTCATGATGTGTGTAGCCTGGACCGTAATCCTCAATACCACGTTCTATCTCGTTCGCTCGTTGCTTCTCCCTCACTTCTTTGGCAAAATACCTCTTCATGTACTTCTCTAGCACCCGGTCGAGATTATCTTTGCGGTCAAGTAAGATCAGCAAGCACCCTCTTGTAAGATAAGACTAGCGCATCTCTTACCTGCGGACGCGTTCATGACAACATCTGCGCGACAGAGCGGGCAGTGTCTCTCGTTTCTACGCTGAATTTTGACCACACATCGTATGCAAAACACATGCTGGCAATCAAGTCGCACTGGACGGTATGCCACGGAAAAGCATACCGGACACAAATAATCATTCAGCTGGGGTACCACAGTGACCAGCTCTTGGGACATTTGAGCACAAATATCTTTGGCAATGTCTCTTGAGAGAAGGCCCTCAGCTTGTATGGCGGACCGAAATGTTTGCGAGACGCCGAGTGATGTTCTCTTGTCGAATTCTAACAGGATATTCAGCACTAAGGTCTCCATTGAAATGACTTCACTTGCACTGAGGCACCTACTCTTCAAGATTTTGGTAACAGCGAGTTTGTTAAGTTCCTGGAATTGAAGATTCTTCAACAAATTCAAGTTCAGATTAACAAATCTTGAGAACGCCGTTCGACTTTCGCGAAGCTTGAAGTCCCTTGCTAGACTGCCCTTTTCAACCTCGGCCTGAAACCACTGTAGCTGCTTCAGCGCCttttgaccagaccttgagCCATGATCTCTTTCATGAGTACTGAAGAACACTTCCGCATCCAGGTACAACTCGAATATGCGCCGCCAACGAGCGAGGTCGCTCTTGGAGAATCGACTGGTGCGGCATACTAGTGAAAGCTCCTTGCCAAGCTCTGCTACTTCTGAAGTCATCTTCCCCTCTTCCTCTACCTGTAGAGCATCTAATCTGTTCACGTCGTTCTGAAGCGTATCGAAAAACTCGGCATCAAAGACCAAGGGGACCTCAACTGTCTCGCCAGTGTTGGCATCGGCTCCAGTGGCTTGGCGCCATATGTCGTGGCCATTGAGTGATCCATCATTTACTTGGGCAGGTTGCGCATCGGCAGGGCTGTCGGTGGTACATGTATGGTTTGATCGAATTTCTGCAGCAACTCGCTCAAAAAAGATTCGTGAAGTGGGTGTCAAAGACGCATCCACGGCGACACCGCCTTGCATGTGAACATAGACGGTAAGCTTAGGACGGACGAGATTTGAATCGGTCGCAGCTATGGTTGGAAATCAACGTCAGCACGACCGTCTCCCTTTTGCATAGTTTCCCGAAAGGGCACATCCTCGCCGTGGTACGGGTAGATGTACCTTTTAAATTGTATTGCAGAGCGACAGGAGATGTTGTGTTTTTCGGGTCGAGCAGCGCACGAAGAGTCTCTggatcaaggccaaggtcTTGCAACTCCCGTTGTACCTTCTTGAGACATTTCTTCAGCTGGCCGTAGGGTATGGCCTTGTTGACCCAGTGCGGTGGGAAATCTAATAAACGAAGAAAATAAAATCAAAATGCGTCAGTGCGCCTGTTTTGCCTGAGCTTGAAACCAAGTCAAATTCGGACTGTCTGTCTGTGCTGCCAGTCGCGGGAAGAAGAATGTCATCACTAAATACGATGAGCGCTGACGCACCTTGGCTGGCTAGAGTTTCCTTAAAGTCGCGAGCGAACTTCATGTTGGCGCACCTCTGTCACAGGCAGGCGCAGGAGAGTCGGCCGTGAAAGCGAGAGTGGTGTCTGCATCACCGACTGcaaagagtctggtgggctcGGGTAGGGGAAATATGACAAGTATTTCAACGGTCTGGCACCGGTGTCTCTGGTTGAGCGAAAGTTTTCGTTTGGAGATCTAACTTCTAGTACTCCTGGCTGGTCACTACGGGACGCCGACGCCACCCGCCTCGCGCTGcacctcatcatcaatgtcTACAAACGTTCGAGGACGACGCCACCTGGAACGAAAAGAAATGCTGAGCTTGGTCAGCCATTGGTAGATCCGACCACATATCACTGGGCCACAAGCTCGTCCAATTTGGGGGTGCTGATATTGATTCGCAATGTTGAACAATGAGTTTCATGTGCGATCTTGAAGGGTcttggtctgtctggtctaCACAAAAGACTTGACCGTCACTGCGGGCGAAAGGGCGCTAGGTGTCAAGTACGTACCATGCTGGTCGGCATTGCGGTCAATTTCGATTTCTCACCAGACAGCAGGCTCCAggtccatcaacaaccagacaaacAGACATGTGCTGCCCCTGTGCCAGTATCGGAGGTCGCCCAACGAGTGACTAGACTCTTCCCACTACTGCCCACATGCACTCAGCCATTTCAGACCAGCATGACATGAGGTGCTCCACCAGACTACCAGACTCCAATTCGCCCACATCACACATGCAACGTTGAAACAGACCTGTCTTGACTCAACTTTGTTACTTCCACAGAGCCTGGAGCAGGACAACCTTCGCTTTCAAGGGGGCAGCTCCCTAAAATTGGCTCGCCATCCTGACACCATTGTGTGGCCATATACTTAATACAAGTCTCTAGGGCACATGGTTGGTCGCATGTACGAGAAGGTCGCTCAAAACCTCTTCTGCCTGGCATACACATGTCCATTTTTCACACCGCCGATGTCAGACAT
It contains:
- a CDS encoding ring-14 protein (similar to Colletotrichum gloeosporioides Nara gc5 XP_007285344.1), giving the protein MKFARDFKETLASQDFPPHWVNKAIPYGQLKKCLKKVQRELQDLGLDPETLRALLDPKNTTSPVALQYNLKAATDSNLVRPKLTVYVHMQGGVAVDASLTPTSRIFFERVAAEIRSNHTCTTDSPADAQPAQVNDGSLNGHDIWRQATGADANTGETVEVPLVFDAEFFDTLQNDVNRLDALQVEEEGKMTSEVAELGKELSLVCRTSRFSKSDLARWRRIFELYLDAEVFFSTHERDHGSRSGQKALKQLQWFQAEVEKGSLARDFKLRESRTAFSRFVNLNLNLLKNLQFQELNKLAVTKILKKFDKRTSLGVSQTFRSAIQAEGLLSRDIAKDICAQMSQELVTVVPQLNDYLCPVCFSVAYRPVRLDCQHVFCIRCVVKIQRRNERHCPLCRADVVMNASADNLDRVLEKYMKRYFAKEVREKQRANEIERGIEDYGPGYTHHDCIVM
- a CDS encoding cystathionine gamma-synthase (similar to Aspergillus terreus NIH2624 XP_001217573.1), with the translated sequence MLFPTRASAHRCISFVLRSQSNLLEKLSTVELTLDTSKMLSPLLKKLAPTVVAVLLPEAAFPLAKQYWQHTGDGISSRRAEFCHDLLKDGLFRRTDLNETLCEASTRANRAPKRYQRDRVNTDSKDALGHGVPAPDNTEESQESSRFLEERFGRNLDLSLVERAKSAIRRRIAGCIGQDIDVLCDTLPSMASNSRGLRDLHEDDVYLFPAGMNAIFNAHRALLSARGQMKSVNFGFPYVDTLKILQKFGPGCEFFGHASSSDLDKFEALLKDGHRFLALFCEFPGNPLLISPDLKRIRRLADEYDFAVVVDETIGTFANVNVLPAADIVVSSLTKIFSGDSNVMGGSAILNPSSRYYGQVKKAMSDIYEDTYWPEDAVFMERNSRDFLNRVDRINANAEAICATLKKHSSVRDVFYPKYNPSKHHYDEYRIPNRGYGGLLSIVFHSRQQAEAFYDSMEIAKGPSLGTNFTLCSPYVLLAHYQELPWAAEFGVAEDLVRISVGLEDTAILQNTFHRALGATETLPKTDQGCST